The following are encoded together in the Drosophila takahashii strain IR98-3 E-12201 chromosome X, DtakHiC1v2, whole genome shotgun sequence genome:
- the Nna1 gene encoding cytosolic carboxypeptidase Nna1 isoform X6, with protein sequence MQKGVRDKENRNASMGPEICEFHQQPSKQNDGFLGSFLSKGLKTNQLVVNTDEKTLRPVARLKEPRDLFALPKDKDNDCSQQAPRWPVECQVIEERITHIPYVPATPEPLNAPTGNELKPRPVGEENGIVVFSYSPISAVNYEKPKAKKEEDESSDESDYSSDSRQDSTPPSRATPMRLAGGGGCARGKLNSVSKMINNVDNRSTSASLDDNDDYYDEEYDTSGAGCGGSVEAKEKAIVKDLIEAKKKRYQEEAEPAGGTARNSRAASRSEAASKEPSDIDDIWKNNTSEYKPASPRYVLSQFGKNVAKAMIDRIVDQDDPALHPPPGSQKVSNKFAVAPVKLPKTNIARLEVAFERSARKDRSAAVALAPEKRGISFPRGDSSASSSEETSSSGLGEEEDEEEPSDSDTEDTEGSGDGLRRTLKTNSARLAGGAEKRPCPGSGSVSDTETLVGDDSRSRLTSSGLQQQDHVRSRSRQSPRAVPHTHAATVAAAAASAAALARGRHRDKDGCLGGKDELATRGGLSSLDRMGAGTSTGTSSMGTRTSSPVANNVFRLSKDQQLNSMASQETTGTLNSFASTNQTTTATSSQSFLCSDLTQAQFSRSAVGGARFVTNCHPMNPEEYDGLEFESRFESGNLAKAVQITPTYYELYLRPDLYTSRSKQWFYFRVRRTRRKMLYRFSIVNLVKSDSLYNDGMQPVMYSTLGAKEKSEGWRRCGDNICYYRNDDESASNSANEDDEDNSTYTLTFTIEFEHDDDTVFFAHSYPYTYSDLQDYLMEIQRHPVKSKFCKLRLLCRTLAGNNVYYLTVTAPSSNEENMRRKKSIVVSARVHPSETPASWMMKGLMDFITGDTTVAKRLRHKFIFKLVPMLNPDGVIVGNTRNSLTGKDLNRQYRTVIRETYPSIWYTKAMIRRLIEECGVAMYCDMHAHSRKHNIFIYGCENKRNPEKKLTEQVFPLMLHKNSADRFSFESCKFKIQRSKEGTGRIVVWMLGITNSYTIEASFGGSSLGSRKGTHFNTQDYEHMGRAFCETLLDYCDENPNKDRLRSKIIERLMREGSSADEPLNIPLSDYSSDEGNCSSSSDNEGKHSITASDLEGPCCAPTRAPPSSPEVIHEIRKFRMRRMRKVMHELDRIYFTPLFQRKFKTLTTLKRRRHKMGVKTAPPTGKRLRGGGGGGGTTATGEGVSSAITENPSSRQLARKPNPPPAPTREVKRVQQSAGPQSSDSTDSMDSSQSESLRDPDCSSASTGLSTAIGSGTGSGNGNGNAKEVARKVKPSGGVKKTGKKKKFMPTEKRKPVVNQKLHVDRNFRLWLANRRIYIYRRKKSTQARRTKVRGKPPKKRGEVVRTTLDLPTTDPGSDLHFSTDDEEHSPTSGQNGYGAVAPLRHTLLQSDLQRRYIEEIGDTVVQKPKAAHMPPELIVTTPSKSGGTPGGGKKLDVYKLTPRTAPELDALMQRQAGGTGASARRTYSWHNLDQQEIPNGGQGKANFYMGESKPAMKAMTKPPPRRSVPSNFIPQRPANVQTADDLQLKLSLKKKVWTGAHGDADGRPLAWYKGHSMGGSQMANATAAIRSAGGASAGQNRAMFTSSGREQNGMAMGMPPAFVGAPRKPRKLEQVDLFNACSQKLLLWQQQEEHKRSQPQQAQRLMKVEDPREQQAFKPMQMAKKAAAGQARAIQQLVAGGGESAGGKVKRKSSSMMKIAETTQLVTRFARSRNSAGGGAVQQQLQQQQQQQQHQRLMFKGGGQGSGSVAARMHSAGVMQGGSNGGGGRAPNKFKTGGLVITAVQQPANMPGGSSSSRRMRNAAGGLQAKSSTGVMGSSSSGMQMQYQRSSGGNGNGVQANNKSSAGISLDTVNLVRKVKTKLKKRKSRTLANGAPK encoded by the exons GCTTCCTTGGCAGTTTCCTATCGAAGGGCCTGAAGACCAATCAGCTGGTTGTGAACACGGATGAGAAGACCCTGCGACCGGTTGCCCGTCTGAAGGAACCGCGCGATCTCTTCGCACTGCCGAAGGACAAGGACAATGACTGCTCACAGCAGGCCCCCAGATGGCCGGTGGAGTGTCAG GTCATCGAGGAGCGCATCACACACATTCCGTACGTGCCCGCTACGCCGGAGCCCCTCAATGCTCCGACCGGAAACGAGCTGAAACCTCGACCCGTTGGCGAGGAGAACGGCATCGTCGTGTTCAGTTACAGCCCGATTAGCGCCGTTAACTAC GAAAAGCCCAAGGcgaagaaggaggaggatgagtCCAGCGACGAATCGGACTACTCCTCGGATTCCCGCCAGGATTCCACGCCTCCCAGCAGGGCCACGCCCATGCGTCTGGCGGGGGGCGGTGGGTGCGCCCGTGGCAAGCTGAACAGCGTGTCCAAGATGATCAACAACGTGGACAATCGGTCGACAAGTGCGTCCCTGGACGACAACGATGACTACTACGACGAGGAGTACGATACCTCCGGCGCAGGCTGCGGCGGCAGTGTGGAGGCCAAGGAGAAGGCCATCGTCAAGGATCTCATCGAGGCGAAGAAGAAGCGCTACCAGGAGGAGGCGGAACCAGCCGGCGGAACGGCACGAAACTCGAGGGCCGCCAGCCGTTCGGAGGCCGCCAGCAAGGAGCCCAGCGATATCGATGATATCTGGAAGAACAACACCAGCGAATACAAGCCCGCCTCGCCGCGCTATGTCCTCAGTCAGTTCGGGAAGAATGTGGCCAAGGCGATGATCGACAGGATCGTGGATCAGGATGATCCCGCGCTGCACCCGCCGCCGGGATCCCAAAAGGTATCGAACAAGTTCGCCGTAGCCCCCGTCAAGTTGCCAAAAACGAATATAGCCCGCTTGGAGGTGGCCTTCGAGCGAAGTGCCCGAAAGGATCGATCCGCTGCAGTGGCTCTGGCTCCCGAAAAGCGGGGCATTAGCTTTCCTCGCGGGGATAGTAGTGCCAGCTCCTCCGAGGAGACCAGCAGCTCGGGTCTGGgtgaggaggaggatgaagaGGAGCCATCTGACTCCGATACAGAGGATACGGAGGGCAGTGGAGATGGCTTGCGCCGAACTTTGAAGACCAATTCGGCCCGGCTCGCTGGTGGCGCCGAGAAGCGTCCGTGTCCCGGCTCCGGATCCGTTTCGGATACCGAAACTCTGGTGGGAGACGACAGCAGGAGCAGGCTGACTAGCT CTGGTCTGCAGCAGCAGGACCACGTTCGTTCCAGAAGCCGCCAGTCGCCTCGAGCGGTACCGCACACCCATGCGGCCAcagtggcggcggcggcggcctcAGCAGCGGCGCTCGCCAGAGGGCGCCACCGCGACAAGGACGGCTGTCTGGGCGGCAAGGACGAATTGGCCACCAGGGGCGGTTTAAGTAGCTTAGACAGAATGGGAGCGGGCACAAGCACTGGCACCTCCTCGATGGGCACTCGCACCTCCTCTCCCGTCGCGAACAACGTCTTCCGGCTGAGCAAGGATCAGCAGCTGAATTCAATGGCCAGCCAGGAGACGACCGGCACGCTGAACTCGTTTGCAAGTACTAACCAGACGACGACCGCAACCTCGTCGCAATCTTTCCTCTGCTCCGATTTAACCCAAGCGCAGTTCAGCCGCTCGGCCGTCGGCGGCGCCCGCTTCGTGACCAACTGCCATCCCATGAACCCCGAGGAGTACGACGGCCTGGAGTTCGAGTCGCGCTTCGAGAGCGGCAACCTGGCCAAGGCGGTCCAGATCACGCCCACCTACTACGAGCTCTACCTGCGACCCGATCTCTACACCAGCCGCTCGAAGCAGTGGTTCTACTTCCGGGTGCGTCGCACCCGGCGCAAGATGCTCTACCGCTTCTCGATCGTCAATCTGGTCAAGTCGGACAGCCTCTACAACGACGGCATGCAGCCGGTCATGTACTCCACGCTGGGCGCCAAGGAGAAGAGCGAGGGCTGGCGGAGATGCGGGGACAACATCTGCTACTACCGCAACGACGATGA AAGTGCCAGCAATAGCGCCAACGAGGACGACGAGGACAACTCGACGTACACGCTGACCTTCACCATCGAGTTCGAGCACGACGACGACACCGTGTTCTTCGCGCACAGCTACCCGTACACCTATAGCGACCTGCAGGACTACCTCATGGAGATCCAGCGGCATCCGGTCAAGTCAAAGTTCTGCAAGCTGCGCCTGCTCTGCCGCACTTTGGCGGGCAATAATGTCTACTACCTGACGGTGACGGCGCCCTCGTCCAACGAGGAGAACATGCGG CGAAAGAAATCGATTGTGGTGTCGGCGCGTGTGCATCCCAGTGAGACGCCCGCCTCGTGGATGATGAAGGGTCTGATGGACTTCATCACCGGCGATACCACGGTGGCCAAACGGCTGCGGCACAAGTTCATTTTCAAGCTGGTGCCGATGCTGAATCCGGACGGAGTCATTGTGGGCAACACCCGGAACTCGCTGACCGGCAAGGACCTCAACCGGCAGTATCGCACGGTCATCCGCGAGACATATCCATCCATTTGGTATACCAAAGCCATGATTAGAAG ACTGATTGAGGAATGCGGCGTGGCCATGTACTGTGATATGCACGCTCACTCACGAAAGCACAACATATTCATATATGGCTGTGAGAACAAACGCAACCCGGAGAAGAAGCTAACCGAGCAGGTCTTTCCGCTGATGTTGCACAAGAACAGTGCGGATCGG TTCTCCTTCGAGAGCTGCAAGTTCAAGATCCAGCGCAGCAAGGAGGGCACCGGGCGTATTGTGGTCTGGATGCTGGGCATCACCAACAGCTATACGATCGAGGCCTCCTTCGGCGGATCCTCGCTAGGATCGCGCAAGGGAACGCACTTCAATACGCAG GATTACGAGCACATGGGACGAGCATTTTGTGAGACACTTTTGGACTACTGCGATGAGAATCCGAACAAA GACAGGCTACGATCCAAGATAATCGAAAGACTGATGCGAGAAGGCTCCAGTGCCGACGAGCCCTTGAATATCCCTCTGTCGGATTACTCCAG CGACGAGGGCAACTGCAGCTCGAGTTCCGATAACGAGGGCAAGCACTCCATAACGGCTTCCGATCTGGAGGGACCCTGCTGTGCCCCCACCCGAGCACCGCCCAGTTCGCCGGAGGTCATCCACGAGATACGCAAG TTCCGCATGCGACGCATGCGCAAGGTGATGCACGAGCTGGACAGGATCTACTTTACGCCGCTGTTTCAGCGCAAGTTCAAAACTCTGACCACCTTGAAGAGAAGGCGTCACAAAATGGGCGTGAAGACCGCTCCTCCAACTGGGAAACGTCtgcgaggaggaggcggaggaggaggtacAACCGCCACTGGTGAAGGAGTATCATCAGCGATCACGGAGAATCCCAGCAGCAGGCAGTTGGCCAGAAAGCCAAATCCGCCCCCTGCACCAACAAGAGAGGTCAAGAGAGTTCAGCAGTCGGCTGGGCCACAGAGTTCCGATAGCACCGACAGCATGGATTCCTCGCAATCGGAATCGCTAAGGGATCCGGACTGCTCCAGTGCCAGCACCGGATTAAGTACTGCAATCGGAAGCGGAACCGGAagcggaaatggaaatggaaacgctAAAGAGGTCGCACGCAAGGTCAAGCCTTCCGGCGGCGTCAAGAAAAcgggcaaaaagaaaaagttcatGCCCACGGAGAAGCGGAAGCCGGTGGTCAATCAGAAATTGCACGTGGATCGAAACTTTCGCCTGTGGCTGGCCAACCGACGCATCTACATCTACCGCAGGAAGAAG TCCACGCAGGCGCGTCGCACCAAGGTTCGGGGCAAGCCGCCCAAGAAGCGCGGCGAGGTGGTGCGCACCACCCTGGACCTGCCCACCACGGATCCGGGCTCGGATCTGCACTTCTCCACCGACGACGAGGAGCACTCGCCGACGAGCGGCCAAAATGGCTACGGTGCGGTGGCCCCGCTGCGGCACACGCTGCTCCAGAGCGACCTGCAGCGGCGCTACATCGAGGAGATCGGCGACACGGTGGTCCAGAAGCCGAAGGCGGCCCACATGCCGCCAGAACTGATCGTGACCACGCCCTCGAAGAGCGGCGGCACTCCGGGCGGCGGCAAGAAGCTGGATGTCTACAAGCTGACTCCGCGCACAGCGCCCGAATTGGATGCGCTGATGCAGCGGCAGGCGGGCGGAACTGGCGCCTCCGCCAGGCGCACCTACTCGTGGCACAATCTCGACCAGCAGGAGATACCCAATGGTGGTCAGGGCAAGGCCAACTTCTACATGGGCGAATCGAAGCCGGCGATGAAGGCGATGACCAAGCCGCCGCCCAGAAG GAGCGTTCCGAGCAACTTCATTCCCCAGCGGCCTGCCAATGTCCAAACGGCGGATGACCTGCAGCTGAAGCTCTCGCTGAAGAAGAAGGTCTGGACGGGAGCGCACGGCGATGCGGATGGGCGTCCACTGGCCTGGTACAAGGGTCACTCGATGGGGGGCTCCCAAATGGCCAACGCCACGGCGGCCATACGAAGTGCAGGAGGAGCTAGTGCTGGCCAGAATCGAGCCATGTTCACTTCCAGCGGCAGGGAGCAGAATGGAATGGCCATGGGCATGCCACCCGCCTTTGTGGGAGCACCGCGCAAGCCCAGGAAGCTGGAGCAGGTGGATCTGTTCAA TGCCTGCTCCCAgaagctgctgctgtggcagcagcaggaggagcacaAGCGCTCCCAGCCGCAGCAGGCGCAGCGCCTGATGAAGGTGGAGGATCCGAGGGAGCAGCAGGCCTTCAAGCCGATGCAGATGGCCAAGAAGGCGGCGGCGGGCCAGGCCAGGGCCATCCAGCAGCTGGTGGCGGGCGGTGGCGAATCGGCGGGCGGCAAGGTGAAGCGCAAGTCGAGCAGCATGATGAAGATAGCGGAGACCACGCAGCTGGTCACGCGGTTTGCCCGGAGTCGCAACAGCGCCGGTGGAGGGgcagtgcagcagcagctgcagcagcaacagcaacagcagcagcaccagcggCTGATGTTCAAGGGTGGCGGCCAGGGTTCCGGATCCGTGGCCGCTCGGATGCACTCCGCCGGCGTGATGCAGGGAGGCAGCAACGGCGGCGGAGGAAGAGCTCCCAATAAATTCAAGACCGGCGGCCTGGTGATCACGGCCGTCCAGCAGCCGGCCAACATGCCAggtggctcctcctcctcccggcGGATGAGGAATGCGGCCGGAGGGCTGCAGGCGAAGAGCAGCACGGGCGTTATGGGCTCCTCGTCCTCCGGAATGCAGATGCAGTATCAGCGGAGCAGCGGCGGCAACGGCAACGGAGTCCAGGCCAACAACAAGTCCTCCGCGGGCATCTCGCTGGACACGGTGAATCTGGTGCGCAAGGTGAAGACCAAGCTGAAGAAGCGCAAGTCCCGCACTTTGGCCAATGGGGCACCGAAGTAG
- the Nna1 gene encoding cytosolic carboxypeptidase Nna1 isoform X4 → MQKGVRDKENRNASMGPEICEFHQQPSKQNDGFLGSFLSKGLKTNQLVVNTDEKTLRPVARLKEPRDLFALPKDKDNDCSQQAPRWPVECQVIEERITHIPYVPATPEPLNAPTGNELKPRPVGEENGIVVFSYSPISAVNYEKPKAKKEEDESSDESDYSSDSRQDSTPPSRATPMRLAGGGGCARGKLNSVSKMINNVDNRSTSASLDDNDDYYDEEYDTSGAGCGGSVEAKEKAIVKDLIEAKKKRYQEEAEPAGGTARNSRAASRSEAASKEPSDIDDIWKNNTSEYKPASPRYVLSQFGKNVAKAMIDRIVDQDDPALHPPPGSQKVSNKFAVAPVKLPKTNIARLEVAFERSARKDRSAAVALAPEKRGISFPRGDSSASSSEETSSSGLGEEEDEEEPSDSDTEDTEGSGDGLRRTLKTNSARLAGGAEKRPCPGSGSVSDTETLVGDDSRSRLTSSGLQQQDHVRSRSRQSPRAVPHTHAATVAAAAASAAALARGRHRDKDGCLGGKDELATRGGLSSLDRMGAGTSTGTSSMGTRTSSPVANNVFRLSKDQQLNSMASQETTGTLNSFASTNQTTTATSSQSFLCSDLTQAQFSRSAVGGARFVTNCHPMNPEEYDGLEFESRFESGNLAKAVQITPTYYELYLRPDLYTSRSKQWFYFRVRRTRRKMLYRFSIVNLVKSDSLYNDGMQPVMYSTLGAKEKSEGWRRCGDNICYYRNDDESASNSANEDDEDNSTYTLTFTIEFEHDDDTVFFAHSYPYTYSDLQDYLMEIQRHPVKSKFCKLRLLCRTLAGNNVYYLTVTAPSSNEENMRRKKSIVVSARVHPSETPASWMMKGLMDFITGDTTVAKRLRHKFIFKLVPMLNPDGVIVGNTRNSLTGKDLNRQYRTVIRETYPSIWYTKAMIRRLIEECGVAMYCDMHAHSRKHNIFIYGCENKRNPEKKLTEQVFPLMLHKNSADRFSFESCKFKIQRSKEGTGRIVVWMLGITNSYTIEASFGGSSLGSRKGTHFNTQDYEHMGRAFCETLLDYCDENPNKVKRHAKLFKQIKKIRKREKREQKALKLQKMADQDRLRSKIIERLMREGSSADEPLNIPLSDYSSDEGNCSSSSDNEGKHSITASDLEGPCCAPTRAPPSSPEVIHEIRKFRMRRMRKVMHELDRIYFTPLFQRKFKTLTTLKRRRHKMGVKTAPPTGKRLRGGGGGGGTTATGEGVSSAITENPSSRQLARKPNPPPAPTREVKRVQQSAGPQSSDSTDSMDSSQSESLRDPDCSSASTGLSTAIGSGTGSGNGNGNAKEVARKVKPSGGVKKTGKKKKFMPTEKRKPVVNQKLHVDRNFRLWLANRRIYIYRRKKSTQARRTKVRGKPPKKRGEVVRTTLDLPTTDPGSDLHFSTDDEEHSPTSGQNGYGAVAPLRHTLLQSDLQRRYIEEIGDTVVQKPKAAHMPPELIVTTPSKSGGTPGGGKKLDVYKLTPRTAPELDALMQRQAGGTGASARRTYSWHNLDQQEIPNGGQGKANFYMGESKPAMKAMTKPPPRRSVPSNFIPQRPANVQTADDLQLKLSLKKKVWTGAHGDADGRPLAWYKGHSMGGSQMANATAAIRSAGGASAGQNRAMFTSSGREQNGMAMGMPPAFVGAPRKPRKLEQVDLFNACSQKLLLWQQQEEHKRSQPQQAQRLMKVEDPREQQAFKPMQMAKKAAAGQARAIQQLVAGGGESAGGKVKRKSSSMMKIAETTQLVTRFARSRNSAGGGAVQQQLQQQQQQQQHQRLMFKGGGQGSGSVAARMHSAGVMQGGSNGGGGRAPNKFKTGGLVITAVQQPANMPGGSSSSRRMRNAAGGLQAKSSTGVMGSSSSGMQMQYQRSSGGNGNGVQANNKSSAGISLDTVNLVRKVKTKLKKRKSRTLANGAPK, encoded by the exons GCTTCCTTGGCAGTTTCCTATCGAAGGGCCTGAAGACCAATCAGCTGGTTGTGAACACGGATGAGAAGACCCTGCGACCGGTTGCCCGTCTGAAGGAACCGCGCGATCTCTTCGCACTGCCGAAGGACAAGGACAATGACTGCTCACAGCAGGCCCCCAGATGGCCGGTGGAGTGTCAG GTCATCGAGGAGCGCATCACACACATTCCGTACGTGCCCGCTACGCCGGAGCCCCTCAATGCTCCGACCGGAAACGAGCTGAAACCTCGACCCGTTGGCGAGGAGAACGGCATCGTCGTGTTCAGTTACAGCCCGATTAGCGCCGTTAACTAC GAAAAGCCCAAGGcgaagaaggaggaggatgagtCCAGCGACGAATCGGACTACTCCTCGGATTCCCGCCAGGATTCCACGCCTCCCAGCAGGGCCACGCCCATGCGTCTGGCGGGGGGCGGTGGGTGCGCCCGTGGCAAGCTGAACAGCGTGTCCAAGATGATCAACAACGTGGACAATCGGTCGACAAGTGCGTCCCTGGACGACAACGATGACTACTACGACGAGGAGTACGATACCTCCGGCGCAGGCTGCGGCGGCAGTGTGGAGGCCAAGGAGAAGGCCATCGTCAAGGATCTCATCGAGGCGAAGAAGAAGCGCTACCAGGAGGAGGCGGAACCAGCCGGCGGAACGGCACGAAACTCGAGGGCCGCCAGCCGTTCGGAGGCCGCCAGCAAGGAGCCCAGCGATATCGATGATATCTGGAAGAACAACACCAGCGAATACAAGCCCGCCTCGCCGCGCTATGTCCTCAGTCAGTTCGGGAAGAATGTGGCCAAGGCGATGATCGACAGGATCGTGGATCAGGATGATCCCGCGCTGCACCCGCCGCCGGGATCCCAAAAGGTATCGAACAAGTTCGCCGTAGCCCCCGTCAAGTTGCCAAAAACGAATATAGCCCGCTTGGAGGTGGCCTTCGAGCGAAGTGCCCGAAAGGATCGATCCGCTGCAGTGGCTCTGGCTCCCGAAAAGCGGGGCATTAGCTTTCCTCGCGGGGATAGTAGTGCCAGCTCCTCCGAGGAGACCAGCAGCTCGGGTCTGGgtgaggaggaggatgaagaGGAGCCATCTGACTCCGATACAGAGGATACGGAGGGCAGTGGAGATGGCTTGCGCCGAACTTTGAAGACCAATTCGGCCCGGCTCGCTGGTGGCGCCGAGAAGCGTCCGTGTCCCGGCTCCGGATCCGTTTCGGATACCGAAACTCTGGTGGGAGACGACAGCAGGAGCAGGCTGACTAGCT CTGGTCTGCAGCAGCAGGACCACGTTCGTTCCAGAAGCCGCCAGTCGCCTCGAGCGGTACCGCACACCCATGCGGCCAcagtggcggcggcggcggcctcAGCAGCGGCGCTCGCCAGAGGGCGCCACCGCGACAAGGACGGCTGTCTGGGCGGCAAGGACGAATTGGCCACCAGGGGCGGTTTAAGTAGCTTAGACAGAATGGGAGCGGGCACAAGCACTGGCACCTCCTCGATGGGCACTCGCACCTCCTCTCCCGTCGCGAACAACGTCTTCCGGCTGAGCAAGGATCAGCAGCTGAATTCAATGGCCAGCCAGGAGACGACCGGCACGCTGAACTCGTTTGCAAGTACTAACCAGACGACGACCGCAACCTCGTCGCAATCTTTCCTCTGCTCCGATTTAACCCAAGCGCAGTTCAGCCGCTCGGCCGTCGGCGGCGCCCGCTTCGTGACCAACTGCCATCCCATGAACCCCGAGGAGTACGACGGCCTGGAGTTCGAGTCGCGCTTCGAGAGCGGCAACCTGGCCAAGGCGGTCCAGATCACGCCCACCTACTACGAGCTCTACCTGCGACCCGATCTCTACACCAGCCGCTCGAAGCAGTGGTTCTACTTCCGGGTGCGTCGCACCCGGCGCAAGATGCTCTACCGCTTCTCGATCGTCAATCTGGTCAAGTCGGACAGCCTCTACAACGACGGCATGCAGCCGGTCATGTACTCCACGCTGGGCGCCAAGGAGAAGAGCGAGGGCTGGCGGAGATGCGGGGACAACATCTGCTACTACCGCAACGACGATGA AAGTGCCAGCAATAGCGCCAACGAGGACGACGAGGACAACTCGACGTACACGCTGACCTTCACCATCGAGTTCGAGCACGACGACGACACCGTGTTCTTCGCGCACAGCTACCCGTACACCTATAGCGACCTGCAGGACTACCTCATGGAGATCCAGCGGCATCCGGTCAAGTCAAAGTTCTGCAAGCTGCGCCTGCTCTGCCGCACTTTGGCGGGCAATAATGTCTACTACCTGACGGTGACGGCGCCCTCGTCCAACGAGGAGAACATGCGG CGAAAGAAATCGATTGTGGTGTCGGCGCGTGTGCATCCCAGTGAGACGCCCGCCTCGTGGATGATGAAGGGTCTGATGGACTTCATCACCGGCGATACCACGGTGGCCAAACGGCTGCGGCACAAGTTCATTTTCAAGCTGGTGCCGATGCTGAATCCGGACGGAGTCATTGTGGGCAACACCCGGAACTCGCTGACCGGCAAGGACCTCAACCGGCAGTATCGCACGGTCATCCGCGAGACATATCCATCCATTTGGTATACCAAAGCCATGATTAGAAG ACTGATTGAGGAATGCGGCGTGGCCATGTACTGTGATATGCACGCTCACTCACGAAAGCACAACATATTCATATATGGCTGTGAGAACAAACGCAACCCGGAGAAGAAGCTAACCGAGCAGGTCTTTCCGCTGATGTTGCACAAGAACAGTGCGGATCGG TTCTCCTTCGAGAGCTGCAAGTTCAAGATCCAGCGCAGCAAGGAGGGCACCGGGCGTATTGTGGTCTGGATGCTGGGCATCACCAACAGCTATACGATCGAGGCCTCCTTCGGCGGATCCTCGCTAGGATCGCGCAAGGGAACGCACTTCAATACGCAG GATTACGAGCACATGGGACGAGCATTTTGTGAGACACTTTTGGACTACTGCGATGAGAATCCGAACAAAGTAAAGCGGCACGCAAAgttgtttaaacaaatcaaaaagatAAGAAAACGCGAGAAACGCGAACAGAAAGCATTGAAATTACAGAAAATGGCCGATCAGG ACAGGCTACGATCCAAGATAATCGAAAGACTGATGCGAGAAGGCTCCAGTGCCGACGAGCCCTTGAATATCCCTCTGTCGGATTACTCCAG CGACGAGGGCAACTGCAGCTCGAGTTCCGATAACGAGGGCAAGCACTCCATAACGGCTTCCGATCTGGAGGGACCCTGCTGTGCCCCCACCCGAGCACCGCCCAGTTCGCCGGAGGTCATCCACGAGATACGCAAG TTCCGCATGCGACGCATGCGCAAGGTGATGCACGAGCTGGACAGGATCTACTTTACGCCGCTGTTTCAGCGCAAGTTCAAAACTCTGACCACCTTGAAGAGAAGGCGTCACAAAATGGGCGTGAAGACCGCTCCTCCAACTGGGAAACGTCtgcgaggaggaggcggaggaggaggtacAACCGCCACTGGTGAAGGAGTATCATCAGCGATCACGGAGAATCCCAGCAGCAGGCAGTTGGCCAGAAAGCCAAATCCGCCCCCTGCACCAACAAGAGAGGTCAAGAGAGTTCAGCAGTCGGCTGGGCCACAGAGTTCCGATAGCACCGACAGCATGGATTCCTCGCAATCGGAATCGCTAAGGGATCCGGACTGCTCCAGTGCCAGCACCGGATTAAGTACTGCAATCGGAAGCGGAACCGGAagcggaaatggaaatggaaacgctAAAGAGGTCGCACGCAAGGTCAAGCCTTCCGGCGGCGTCAAGAAAAcgggcaaaaagaaaaagttcatGCCCACGGAGAAGCGGAAGCCGGTGGTCAATCAGAAATTGCACGTGGATCGAAACTTTCGCCTGTGGCTGGCCAACCGACGCATCTACATCTACCGCAGGAAGAAG TCCACGCAGGCGCGTCGCACCAAGGTTCGGGGCAAGCCGCCCAAGAAGCGCGGCGAGGTGGTGCGCACCACCCTGGACCTGCCCACCACGGATCCGGGCTCGGATCTGCACTTCTCCACCGACGACGAGGAGCACTCGCCGACGAGCGGCCAAAATGGCTACGGTGCGGTGGCCCCGCTGCGGCACACGCTGCTCCAGAGCGACCTGCAGCGGCGCTACATCGAGGAGATCGGCGACACGGTGGTCCAGAAGCCGAAGGCGGCCCACATGCCGCCAGAACTGATCGTGACCACGCCCTCGAAGAGCGGCGGCACTCCGGGCGGCGGCAAGAAGCTGGATGTCTACAAGCTGACTCCGCGCACAGCGCCCGAATTGGATGCGCTGATGCAGCGGCAGGCGGGCGGAACTGGCGCCTCCGCCAGGCGCACCTACTCGTGGCACAATCTCGACCAGCAGGAGATACCCAATGGTGGTCAGGGCAAGGCCAACTTCTACATGGGCGAATCGAAGCCGGCGATGAAGGCGATGACCAAGCCGCCGCCCAGAAG GAGCGTTCCGAGCAACTTCATTCCCCAGCGGCCTGCCAATGTCCAAACGGCGGATGACCTGCAGCTGAAGCTCTCGCTGAAGAAGAAGGTCTGGACGGGAGCGCACGGCGATGCGGATGGGCGTCCACTGGCCTGGTACAAGGGTCACTCGATGGGGGGCTCCCAAATGGCCAACGCCACGGCGGCCATACGAAGTGCAGGAGGAGCTAGTGCTGGCCAGAATCGAGCCATGTTCACTTCCAGCGGCAGGGAGCAGAATGGAATGGCCATGGGCATGCCACCCGCCTTTGTGGGAGCACCGCGCAAGCCCAGGAAGCTGGAGCAGGTGGATCTGTTCAA TGCCTGCTCCCAgaagctgctgctgtggcagcagcaggaggagcacaAGCGCTCCCAGCCGCAGCAGGCGCAGCGCCTGATGAAGGTGGAGGATCCGAGGGAGCAGCAGGCCTTCAAGCCGATGCAGATGGCCAAGAAGGCGGCGGCGGGCCAGGCCAGGGCCATCCAGCAGCTGGTGGCGGGCGGTGGCGAATCGGCGGGCGGCAAGGTGAAGCGCAAGTCGAGCAGCATGATGAAGATAGCGGAGACCACGCAGCTGGTCACGCGGTTTGCCCGGAGTCGCAACAGCGCCGGTGGAGGGgcagtgcagcagcagctgcagcagcaacagcaacagcagcagcaccagcggCTGATGTTCAAGGGTGGCGGCCAGGGTTCCGGATCCGTGGCCGCTCGGATGCACTCCGCCGGCGTGATGCAGGGAGGCAGCAACGGCGGCGGAGGAAGAGCTCCCAATAAATTCAAGACCGGCGGCCTGGTGATCACGGCCGTCCAGCAGCCGGCCAACATGCCAggtggctcctcctcctcccggcGGATGAGGAATGCGGCCGGAGGGCTGCAGGCGAAGAGCAGCACGGGCGTTATGGGCTCCTCGTCCTCCGGAATGCAGATGCAGTATCAGCGGAGCAGCGGCGGCAACGGCAACGGAGTCCAGGCCAACAACAAGTCCTCCGCGGGCATCTCGCTGGACACGGTGAATCTGGTGCGCAAGGTGAAGACCAAGCTGAAGAAGCGCAAGTCCCGCACTTTGGCCAATGGGGCACCGAAGTAG